The sequence GCGTTTCAACGCTGGATCTTGAAAACCTACCTCGCACAGAGCAAGGCAATGTGGACTACAACGAAGATTTCTTCGGTAAAGAAACCTTCCTAACTGTATCTGGTCAGCTAAACGCAGAAGCGTACGCTTGTGCACTAAGCAAAGTGTACACTTTCGGCCCGACGTTCCGCGCTGAAAACTCAAACACCAGTCGCCACCTAGCGGAATTCTGGATGGTTGAGCCTGAGATTGCTTTTGCGGATCTAGACGACGCGGCAAAACTGGCTGAAGACATGCTGAAATACGTATTTAAAGCAGTTCTTGAAGAGCGTCGTGACGATCTTGAGTTCTTTGCACAACGTATCGACAAACAAGCGATCACTCGTTTAGAGCAATTTGTTGACGCTGATTTTGCTCAAGTAGATTACACAGATGCGATTCAAATCCTTAAAGATTCTGGTCGTGAGTTTGAGTTCGCTGTTGAATGGGGCATCGATATGTCTTCTGAACACGAACGCTACCTTGCAGAAGAACACTTCAAAGCACCTGTTATCGTGAAAAACTACCCTAAAGACATTAAAGCCTTCTACATGCGCTTAAATGACGATGGTAAAACAGTAGCGGCAATGGATGTTCTTGCTCCGGGTATCGGTGAAATCATCGGTGGTGCACAACGTGAAGAACGTTTAGACGTTTTAGACGAGCGCATGATTGCGATGGGTATCGACCCAGAACACATGAGCTGGTATCGCGATTTACGTCGCTACGGCACAGTGCCTCACGCAGGTTTCGGTCTAGGTTTTGAACGCCTAGTCTCTTACGTAACTGGCATGGGCAACGTACGTGACGTGATTCCATTCCCACGTACACCACGTAGCGCAAACTTCTAATAAGAAGCTTTTATATTAAACCGCCCTTTCGGCGGTTTTTTTGAGCCTATTGAAAAATAATTGATGTTGAACAGGTGAAACGCTTTCGACTTCAAAATTAATTACAAATCTATTGTTTTGGCGATTTTCTAAAGGTATAAATAAAGTCTATCGCTTTTCATTAATTCACTAAACACGGACGATTCTCATGTTTGAAAAAGTAGTTGCTGCTCCTGCCGACCCTATTCTTGGCTTAACTGAAGAATTTAAAAAAGACACACGCGAAACCAAAATTAACCTTGGTGCTGGCATTTACAAAAATGAACAAGGCTCAACCCCTGTTCTTGCGACTGTAAAGAAAGCAGAACAAGCTATCTTAGACACTGAGAAAACGAAGTCATACCTAACTATTGAAGGTACTGCTGAATACGGTCTAGCAGTACAAAAACTTCTATTTGGTGAAAACAGCACTATCGTTTCAGACAAGCGCGCTAAAACAGCGCAAGCTCCTGGCGGTACAGGTGCGCTACGTGTAGCCGGTGAATTCATTAAACGTCATTTAGGCGGCGCTAAAATTTGGATCAGCAACCCAACATGGGCAAACCACAAAGGCGTGTTTACCGCGGCTGGTCTAGAAATCGCAGAGTACCGTTACTACAACGCAGAAACAAAAGCGAAAGACTTTGACGCCATGCTTGCTGATCTTAACCAAGCAAATGAAGGCGACATCGTATTGCTTCACGGCTGTTGTCACAACCCTACAGGTATCGACCCAACATTTGAAGAGTGGCAAACACTGGCGCAACTTGCAGCAGATAAAAAACTGATCCCACTGTTTGACTTTGCATACCAAGGTTTTGCAAAAGGCGTGGAAGAAGATGCAGCAGGTCTACGTGCATTTGCTGAACGTAACAGCGAAATCCTAGTAGCAAGCTCGTTCTCTAAAAACTTCGGTTTATACAACGAACGTGTTGGTGCATTTACGCTAGTTGCGGATAACGCAGAAGTGGCGCAAACCGCATTTTCTCAAGTAAAAGGCATTATCCGTTCTATCTACTCTAACCCACCAGCACACGGCGCGGCAGTAGTGACTCACATTCTTAATAACGCTGAGCTTCGTCAAGAATGGGAACAAGAAGTTAAAGAGATGCGCGATCGCATCCACGAAATGCGCACTTTGTTTGTAGAAACTCTTAAAGCGCAAGGCGTAACTGCTGACTTTAGCTTCATTGAACGCCAAAACGGTATGTTCTCTTTCTCTGGTCTAAACAAAGAGCAAGTCACTCGCCTAAAAGAAGAATTTGGCATCTACATTGTTGGCTCTGGCCGTATTAGCGTTGCTGGCATGACCAAAAACAACATGTTGCCTTTGTGCAAAGGTATTGCAGCGGTACTGTAAGCTTATTGCTTAAAGGCATTAGCTAAAATTCAAGTAAACCACAGTATTATCAATGTATTGTGGTTTTCTTTTTTATATACAGTATTGTTCTTGAAAGTTACAGTTAATCCAATACCTTGCTAAAGGATTGGGAAAAACCTTACCCATAACAACGTTCTCGAATTCACCACCATTAGCTTCAATTACGCCTCTTGAAGCTAAGTTATCTTCATCTGCGATAACCAAAGCGCTGTCGATGCCTAACTCTGCCGCTTTTGCTAAAGCCAGTTTAAGCATCAGCTTACCTTTACCTTTTGCACGATGAGAGGGCGCGATGTCATAACCAATATGCCCCGCTTCAAGGGAAAGAAATTCATTGTTGATATCATGGCGCACGCGAATAGCACCAAGGATAGACTTCTCTGCATTGACCAGCCAATAGTGACTACAAGGCACATAGCCATCACGCAGATTTAAACCCTCCGCTTCATCACTGATTCGCTTAATGTACCTTGGGAAATCCACTTTCCCTTCAAGATAATGTTCAGCATTTTCAACGTCATATTTAGCAAAATCGGCATAGAACTGCGCAAAAGCGGACTGATATTCCAGTGATGGTACAACTAACTCCATGGTATTTTCTCCTGTAATGTAAAGCGAAGTTAAGTGCTGATGAGCATACTCCCTACTTGAATGCTAACTTGCTGAAGCACGATAAACATCAGGATGCCAAATTTGCATTAACATTTCTGGATTTTCGATAGCTTCAAATCCGTATTGGGAATACAGGCTATGAGCATCTTTTGTCGCTAGCATGATACGTCTTAACCCTTGTAAATCAGGATGTTCTAAGATGGTTTGAACCAACCATTTACTCAAGCCTTGCCCTCGGTGAGACTCCAAGACAAATACATCAACGAGGTAGGCAAACGTTGCTTTATCTGTGATTAAGCGAGCAAAGCCAACTTGAGCACCACTATTATCATATAAGCCAAAGCAAAATGAGTTTGAGAGCGCTTTTAACAGAGTGTGTTTAAGCATACCTTTCGCCCAATAACTCTCTGAAATAAAATGATAAATAACATCGAAGTCTAGCTCATCGTTATCTGTGCTAATCCTAAATCCTTGCACTAAAACTTCCTCCCTGAAAGATGGTTATGCCACACCCTATCTAACTTCTTCGATGAAGTATTGCCTGATTTTCATCCATATTTACAGAATTGATAAATGTAAGTCAAACCATACCTGATACGGTGTCTAGCGCTCATTATTAAACAATTTACACCTTCAATCTGCGCTACACTGTAAATGTGCGCAAAATAACACCAATACGGCTGATTATTCCCTTTTCGATGCGAACTATCATCAAACTAAACTATGGATATTCAGGTTTTCGTTCTATGATGAACTCAGCATAGAATCACGATATTTAAGGCATATCATGGAAGTTGAACTATTTGAAATTAAACAGTTTCTAGCGCAATACCCTCCGTTTAATGATTTACCCGATGAAACGTTAAATCAAATCGCACTCGCCACTGAAATCTCCTACATTCGTAAAGGCGAATTGGTGGTTTCTCTGGGTGAAGCTATTTCTGATTTTTTCGTTGTGCGTAGTGGCGTTGTAGAAATCTCCAAACGTAACGGTTCGCTGTACAACCGACTTGATGAAGGTGCTATCTTCGGGCAAATGGCGTTATTGAGTAATGGTAAGGTGTTGTTTCCCGCAACCGCAATTGAAGACTGCTTATTATATTGCATCCCTTCAGATACATTTCAAAACCTGTACGACAACTTTGACTCCTTTGCCGACTTTGTTGCGCTAGATGACGGAAAGCGTCTACGCCGCGCCATTGCCAATAATGATGACAACGACCTGACTACCGCAAAAGTCACCTCGTTAATCAACCACCCCGCTTCTACCATCAAGGAAGGGGCATCTATCAGAGATGCGGCTATCTTGATGGACGATGAAAATACCTCGTGTTTATTGGTGGTTGATGATGAACAAACTGACAGTCGTGACCGTTTGCGTGGCATTTTGACTGATCGTGATTTGTGTACTCGCGTTATCGCACAAGGCGTTTCACCCGATGACACCATCAAGTCTGTGATGACTCAAGATGTGATCTCTTTAGACAGCAACGCTTATATTTATGAAGCCATGCTGACCATGCAAAGATTCAATGTTCACCACTTACCTATCGTTAAAAAGAACACCCCAATTGCGGTCATTGAAGCCAGTGATATTGTGCGTTACGAATCGCAAAACTCGTTACTACTGGTCAGTTCTATTTTCCAACAAAACACGGTAGCCGACTTGGTCACTTTATCTGAGCAAGTGAGTGACAGTTTCGTAAGATTGGTCAACGAAGACGCCAACTCACATATGGTGGGTAGCGCAATGGCGATTATCGCCATGAGTTTCAAACAGCGCATTATTGAACTGGCGGAAGAAGAATTAGGCCCCTCGCCTGTGCCATATTGTTTCTTAGCCTTAGGCTCAATGGCACGTGATGAGCAATTGATTGTCACCGACCAAGACAACGCCATCATTTTGTCCAACAGTTTTGATAAAGAGAAACATGATGAGTACTTTGCGAAGTTGGCGAGCATCGTCAGCGATGGATTAGATCAGTGTGGTTATCCTTACTGCACCGGTGACATCATGGCGACCAACCCTATGTGGCGCATGACTCAAACTGAATGGGAAGAATGTTTTGCTGATTGGATAGATAATCCAAACGCAAAAGCGCTACTTAACGCATCCATATTTTTTGATCTTGTGGGTGTACATGGTCAACTCAAATGGGCCGATAAACTCAATCGCTTTATTACCGAACGTGCGAAAAACAACTCTAAGTTTTTGTATTGCTTGGCGCGAAATGCGCTAAACCGCACACCGCCATTAGGCTTCTTTAAAAGCTTTGTAATGGAAAAAGACGGCAACCATAAAAACTCGATTAACCTAAAACGACGCGGCACGGCGCCACTAGCCGATCTGATTCGAGTGCATGCACTGGCGGTGGGTTCGACTCAGAAAAACTCTTTTGAACGTTTGGATGATATTCTCGACTCAGGCATTTTGCCACGAGGCCGCGCGCAAGATCTTAAAGATGCATTAGAATTTATCTCTTTGGTTCGCATCCGCCACCAAGCGATTGATATTAACGAAGAGCGTGAACCAGACAATAATATAGAACCTGAAAACTTATCCGATTTTGAACGACGCAACCTAAAAAATGCTTTTCAAATTCTCAGCAATGCGCAGAACTTTTTGAAGTTTCGCTATCAAGGTACTTCAATAAAATAAGCCTATGTTCAAAAAAAACCAACCCACTAAAAAGATATTCCAGCCAGTCGATGACTGGCAATCTCACTTTGAAAGCTTGCTTGCCCAAAGCAATCACGGGCATCTGAAAAGCTTTTACTCGGCTGGGACTATCGCGAAAGAAACTCCACTTAAAGAGGTGCCGTTTCTTGCTCTGGATTTTGAAACTACAGGGCTAGATTCCTCAAAAGATGAGATCATATCTGTCGGTCTCGTACCCTTTGATTTAAATCGTATTTACTTAAAGCAAAGTCAGCAATGGTTGATTAAACCGCAGAAAGCACTCAATGCCGACTCTGTGGTCATTCATGGTATCACCCACTCAGAGTTGCAATATGCACCTGACTTTATGGCGGTGCTACCTGAAATACTTGAAGCCATTGCGGGTAAAATTTGTGTGGTTCATTATCGCCAAATTGAGCGTGATTTCTTGGACAGCATTTTACGACGCCGTCTTAATGAAGGTATTGAATTTCCTGTGGTGGATACCTTACAAATTGAATGGGACATTCAGCAGCAACTTTCCGCTGGATTTATCAACCGCCTTAAAGGAAACCGCCCCGGTTCGGTGAGATTAGGCGCGAGTCGTAAGCGCTACAACTTACCTACCTATACTCCGCACGATGCGCTAGTTGATGCCATCGCCACTGCAGAATTGTTGCAGGCTCAAGTCGCACATCACTTCAACTCTGATGATCCCATCGAAAGTTTATGGCTGTAATTAATACGCCTAATCATTAAAGTGAACACCACCAAATCTACCCTACTTTTTGATAAGTGATAACAAACAACTTATTGATATTAGGGTAGATATCCGCAATCACCGACTTTAATTCAGGCAACGTCATATTCTCTTGGCTGGCGTGAAAATCGGTCAGTTCATCAAATAACACTGGCGTTACTGAGATGATACGCAACTGACAAAACCAGCGGTTATCTTCGTAAGTGGCAACCTCAACGATAGAGTTAGGCGCAAAGTCGCACTCATTTTCATCACGGATAGTAATGGTTTTCTTACCTGCAAGAATGTCAGATTCAAAACGTTCAAAAAACGTCATACTGGTTAAGCTCATAATGACTCCTTTATAAGGCCAATCGTAATCTATTACCCAAGAGAGTTTGCTACGATGGAATTAAAACGAAAAAGGACCTGAAAATTCAGGTCCTTTGTAATTATTCTATTTGTATTTCGGCTTAACGCTCTTCTGTCGCCATACCCATCAACAAACTCACACACATGGCAAGTAGGATGAAGGTAAACGGCAACGCGGTCGAAATCGCACCCGCTTGCAACGCTTGAACGGCTTGTGAGCCACCCACCCAAAGCATAGCAACTGCAATAGCACCTTCCATGAACGCCCAGAACACACGTTGTGGTACAGGCGCATCCACTTTACCACCAGCAGTAATGCTGTCGATAACCAATGAACCTGAGTCTGAAGACGTTACAAAGAACACCATAACCAAAATGATAGCAATGATAGAAAGTACATTCGCTAATGGCATAGCATCAAACATTTCAAACATAGCCAAAGAAACGTCTGTTAGACCTTTGCTACCTAAAATACCAACGTTATTGATCACTTGGTCAATAGCCAAGCCACCAAATGTAGACATCCAAATAAGAGTTACAGTTGTTGGTACAATCAATACTGCTGTCATAAATTCACGAACAGTACGACCTTTAGATACGCGAGCGATGAACATACCTACGAATGGGGACCATGAAATCCACCATGCCCAGTAGAATACAGTCCAACCTTGGAACCATGCTTCGTCTTCACGACCGTGCGGGTTACTTAGAGGAATAATATGCTCAACATAAGAAAGGAAAGTAGTAGAAATGCTGCTAAAACTAACGTGATAGCCAATCAACATTACAAATGCTAATAGGATAAAGGCAATGATCATGTTGATGTTCGAGATGACTTTAACGCCACCATCGATACCACGTATCACCGATATTATCGCCAGCAAGGTAACAAAACTGATTACCGCAATTTGTAATCCTAGCCCTGCATCAAGCCCAAATACATGGTGAATACCACTAGCCGCTTGTTGCGCACCTAGACCAAGCGAAGTCGCAAGGCCAAACAACGTAGCCAATACAGCTAGAATATCAACAATGTGACCCGGCCAACCCCATGCTCTATCCCCTAAAATAGGGTAAAAGATAGAACGAATCGACAGCGGTAAACCTTTGTTGTAGGTAAAGAAAGCTAATGATAGTGCAACTACAGCATAGATTGCCCACGGGTGTAATCCCCAGTGGTACATAGTTGCGCCTAATGCAAGCTTAGCCGCTTCTGGTGTGTTAGCGACTACATTCAATGGCGTTTCATACCAGCCAGTGTAGTATGCAACCGGCTCAGCCACACTCCAGAACATTAGACCAATACCCATACCTGCAGCAAATAGCATTGCTATCCACGACAACATTGAGTATTCCGCTTTAGCTTCTTTACCACCTAAACGGATTTTACCGTATGGGGAAACAATAAGAGCTAAACAGAAGATAACAAAAATGTTACCAGCCCAAATGAATAATGCATCAAAAGAATGAATTATCTGCCATTTTAATCCGTCGAGCGCAGACTTTGCAGTCTCTGGATCGAGGAATACCATAGCAAGAAGAAAAAGAATAGTTAGTCCTGCACTAATGGAAAATACCGCATTATGTACATCGAACCCCCACTTTTGGACGTTATCTTGTCCAATTTGATAATCAGTACTATCTATACTGTATTTATCAATACCCTTGGTCATTTGACCTCCTTTTAGGTACAAAAAGCGTACCAAACACAATTACTTCATGTAATTAACTTGCAATTATAACGTATCTAAATAATTAATTCAGGCTTATCAATAAATTAAGTTACATGGATAATCCGTACAATCCTGGGAATAGTAATAGCGTGGCAAGCACCACTATTTGTATGCCAATAAAGGGCATCACACCTGAATAAATATCCCTAGTCGTCACCTCTTTTGGTGCTACCCCTTTGAGATAAAACAAACTGAAACCAAAAGGCGGGGTCAAAAAGGAGGTTTGCAGGTTCATCGCCACCAAAATGGCAAACCACACCATGTTGATGCCGAGTAGTTCGGCCACCGGTGCAATCATAGGCACGATGATAAAACAGATCTCAACAAAGTCGATAAAGAAGCCAAGAATCAAAATCACCAACATCACTAGGAACAAGAAACCCCACTTTTCACCCGGAAGTGCCAACAGCCACTCTTCCACTAGATAGTCGCCACCTGTATAGGTAAATGCCATCGAAAAGGCAGTTGCGCCCAGTAAAATAGCAAACACCATCGCCGTAACTTTGATGGTCTCTTTGGATGACTCGTACAAAAGCTTCCAGCTAAATTGACGATACAACATCGCCAATATAATTGCGCCAGCACCACCTAATGCCGCCGACTCGGTTGGCGTAGCAATGCCTGCAAAAATAGAACCTAACACCACAATAATTAACGCCAGTGGCGGAAGAATAGCCTTGAGCGCGGTGATAATTTCTTGTTTACGGCTTTGATCATCAAGTTTAGGGATAGGCTGCGCCGCTTCAGGCTTTAAGTGCGCATAGATAGCGATATACAAAACATAGGCAATAACCAACACTAAACCCGGCCAAACAGCGGCCTGAAAAAGATCGCCAACCGGTACACCGAGTACGTCACCTAATAAGATCAATACAATAGAAGGCGGGATAATTTGCCCCAAGGTGCCTGATGCACAAATGGTGCCACAGGCTAATTTTTTGTCGTAGTTATACTTTAGCATTACGGGTAATGAGATAAGCCCCATTGCCACCACCGATGCCCCCACAACTCCGGTCGATGCCGCAAGTAGCGCTCCCACCAGTACCGTGGATATGGCAATGCCGCCACGCATACTGCCAAATAAACGCCCCATAGCTTCTAATAACTGCTCAGCCAAACGCGTTTTTTGTAAAACCAGCCCCATGAATATAAACAGTGGCACTGCCATTAATACGGTGTTTTGCATAATAGATTCAATGCGATACGGCATAAAGGCAAACATATCCCAACCTTCGGACCACACGCCAAATATCAGCGCGATACCGCCAAAGGTAAAGGCCACCGGAAAGCCGAGCAACAGCGCAAATAAAGCGACCGCAAACATAATAATCCCTATCATGCTTCTTCCTTACTGATTGAATCTGAATTGAAAAATTGATTGAGTGATTTGCACAGCAAACCTAAGCCACTAATGGCGATAAATGAGAATGAAATGGGTATCACGGCTTTGATCACCCAACGATACGGCAGACCGCCGGGATCGCCCGAGGTTTCTCCAATATCGTAAGCTTGGTAGGCAAAGTCGATGCCATACCATGCCACTAACAGGCTAAATGGAAACAACCAGACTAAGATGCCAAAGATATCTATGATGGCTTGCGTTTTCAGTGAAAAACGCTCGTAGAAAATGTCGACACGAACGTGTCCACCCGTTTTAATTGC is a genomic window of Vibrio neonatus containing:
- a CDS encoding BCCT family transporter; this encodes MTKGIDKYSIDSTDYQIGQDNVQKWGFDVHNAVFSISAGLTILFLLAMVFLDPETAKSALDGLKWQIIHSFDALFIWAGNIFVIFCLALIVSPYGKIRLGGKEAKAEYSMLSWIAMLFAAGMGIGLMFWSVAEPVAYYTGWYETPLNVVANTPEAAKLALGATMYHWGLHPWAIYAVVALSLAFFTYNKGLPLSIRSIFYPILGDRAWGWPGHIVDILAVLATLFGLATSLGLGAQQAASGIHHVFGLDAGLGLQIAVISFVTLLAIISVIRGIDGGVKVISNINMIIAFILLAFVMLIGYHVSFSSISTTFLSYVEHIIPLSNPHGREDEAWFQGWTVFYWAWWISWSPFVGMFIARVSKGRTVREFMTAVLIVPTTVTLIWMSTFGGLAIDQVINNVGILGSKGLTDVSLAMFEMFDAMPLANVLSIIAIILVMVFFVTSSDSGSLVIDSITAGGKVDAPVPQRVFWAFMEGAIAVAMLWVGGSQAVQALQAGAISTALPFTFILLAMCVSLLMGMATEER
- a CDS encoding putative nucleotidyltransferase substrate binding domain-containing protein, encoding MEVELFEIKQFLAQYPPFNDLPDETLNQIALATEISYIRKGELVVSLGEAISDFFVVRSGVVEISKRNGSLYNRLDEGAIFGQMALLSNGKVLFPATAIEDCLLYCIPSDTFQNLYDNFDSFADFVALDDGKRLRRAIANNDDNDLTTAKVTSLINHPASTIKEGASIRDAAILMDDENTSCLLVVDDEQTDSRDRLRGILTDRDLCTRVIAQGVSPDDTIKSVMTQDVISLDSNAYIYEAMLTMQRFNVHHLPIVKKNTPIAVIEASDIVRYESQNSLLLVSSIFQQNTVADLVTLSEQVSDSFVRLVNEDANSHMVGSAMAIIAMSFKQRIIELAEEELGPSPVPYCFLALGSMARDEQLIVTDQDNAIILSNSFDKEKHDEYFAKLASIVSDGLDQCGYPYCTGDIMATNPMWRMTQTEWEECFADWIDNPNAKALLNASIFFDLVGVHGQLKWADKLNRFITERAKNNSKFLYCLARNALNRTPPLGFFKSFVMEKDGNHKNSINLKRRGTAPLADLIRVHALAVGSTQKNSFERLDDILDSGILPRGRAQDLKDALEFISLVRIRHQAIDINEEREPDNNIEPENLSDFERRNLKNAFQILSNAQNFLKFRYQGTSIK
- the yqfB gene encoding N(4)-acetylcytidine aminohydrolase, with the translated sequence MTFFERFESDILAGKKTITIRDENECDFAPNSIVEVATYEDNRWFCQLRIISVTPVLFDELTDFHASQENMTLPELKSVIADIYPNINKLFVITYQKVG
- a CDS encoding TRAP transporter small permease subunit yields the protein MLTVIEGICNRISNALGHITSVLFLLLVANVVYDVVMRYVFNDVSIAFQELEWHLFSAVFLLGVPYAIKTGGHVRVDIFYERFSLKTQAIIDIFGILVWLFPFSLLVAWYGIDFAYQAYDIGETSGDPGGLPYRWVIKAVIPISFSFIAISGLGLLCKSLNQFFNSDSISKEEA
- a CDS encoding GNAT family N-acetyltransferase, with amino-acid sequence MELVVPSLEYQSAFAQFYADFAKYDVENAEHYLEGKVDFPRYIKRISDEAEGLNLRDGYVPCSHYWLVNAEKSILGAIRVRHDINNEFLSLEAGHIGYDIAPSHRAKGKGKLMLKLALAKAAELGIDSALVIADEDNLASRGVIEANGGEFENVVMGKVFPNPLARYWINCNFQEQYCI
- a CDS encoding 3'-5' exonuclease; the protein is MFKKNQPTKKIFQPVDDWQSHFESLLAQSNHGHLKSFYSAGTIAKETPLKEVPFLALDFETTGLDSSKDEIISVGLVPFDLNRIYLKQSQQWLIKPQKALNADSVVIHGITHSELQYAPDFMAVLPEILEAIAGKICVVHYRQIERDFLDSILRRRLNEGIEFPVVDTLQIEWDIQQQLSAGFINRLKGNRPGSVRLGASRKRYNLPTYTPHDALVDAIATAELLQAQVAHHFNSDDPIESLWL
- a CDS encoding TRAP transporter large permease: MIGIIMFAVALFALLLGFPVAFTFGGIALIFGVWSEGWDMFAFMPYRIESIMQNTVLMAVPLFIFMGLVLQKTRLAEQLLEAMGRLFGSMRGGIAISTVLVGALLAASTGVVGASVVAMGLISLPVMLKYNYDKKLACGTICASGTLGQIIPPSIVLILLGDVLGVPVGDLFQAAVWPGLVLVIAYVLYIAIYAHLKPEAAQPIPKLDDQSRKQEIITALKAILPPLALIIVVLGSIFAGIATPTESAALGGAGAIILAMLYRQFSWKLLYESSKETIKVTAMVFAILLGATAFSMAFTYTGGDYLVEEWLLALPGEKWGFLFLVMLVILILGFFIDFVEICFIIVPMIAPVAELLGINMVWFAILVAMNLQTSFLTPPFGFSLFYLKGVAPKEVTTRDIYSGVMPFIGIQIVVLATLLLFPGLYGLSM
- a CDS encoding amino acid aminotransferase, which codes for MFEKVVAAPADPILGLTEEFKKDTRETKINLGAGIYKNEQGSTPVLATVKKAEQAILDTEKTKSYLTIEGTAEYGLAVQKLLFGENSTIVSDKRAKTAQAPGGTGALRVAGEFIKRHLGGAKIWISNPTWANHKGVFTAAGLEIAEYRYYNAETKAKDFDAMLADLNQANEGDIVLLHGCCHNPTGIDPTFEEWQTLAQLAADKKLIPLFDFAYQGFAKGVEEDAAGLRAFAERNSEILVASSFSKNFGLYNERVGAFTLVADNAEVAQTAFSQVKGIIRSIYSNPPAHGAAVVTHILNNAELRQEWEQEVKEMRDRIHEMRTLFVETLKAQGVTADFSFIERQNGMFSFSGLNKEQVTRLKEEFGIYIVGSGRISVAGMTKNNMLPLCKGIAAVL
- the asnS gene encoding asparagine--tRNA ligase; this encodes MTYAPVTDVLSGKLAVNSEVTVRGWIRSRRDSKAGISFLAIYDGSCFDPIQAVVPNSLNNYNDEVLKLTTGCSVEVTGTIVESPAKGQDFELAATAVQVVGWVEDADTYPMAKTRHSIEYLREVAHLRPRTNVIGAVARVRNCLSQAIHRFYHEQGFFWTSAPLITASDAEGAGEMFRVSTLDLENLPRTEQGNVDYNEDFFGKETFLTVSGQLNAEAYACALSKVYTFGPTFRAENSNTSRHLAEFWMVEPEIAFADLDDAAKLAEDMLKYVFKAVLEERRDDLEFFAQRIDKQAITRLEQFVDADFAQVDYTDAIQILKDSGREFEFAVEWGIDMSSEHERYLAEEHFKAPVIVKNYPKDIKAFYMRLNDDGKTVAAMDVLAPGIGEIIGGAQREERLDVLDERMIAMGIDPEHMSWYRDLRRYGTVPHAGFGLGFERLVSYVTGMGNVRDVIPFPRTPRSANF
- a CDS encoding GNAT family N-acetyltransferase encodes the protein MQGFRISTDNDELDFDVIYHFISESYWAKGMLKHTLLKALSNSFCFGLYDNSGAQVGFARLITDKATFAYLVDVFVLESHRGQGLSKWLVQTILEHPDLQGLRRIMLATKDAHSLYSQYGFEAIENPEMLMQIWHPDVYRASAS